In Xenorhabdus nematophila ATCC 19061, one DNA window encodes the following:
- the pabB gene encoding aminodeoxychorismate synthase component 1: MNIALQKKQLPYSPDLATQYFAPISALPWAMLLHSGAADHPHNRFDILVAAPVTTLVARGESTEITHNNETSLSQENPFLLLNKYLHDFNIAPQFDPDLPFQGGALGIWSYDLGRRIEKLPQIAANELSFPDMATGIYDWGLVIDHQQQKATLLSYHDIDEKLAWLESQRENNQTDFSLTSQWQSNMTEQQYHEKIAQIHRYLREGDCYQINLAQRFQADYQGNEWQAFIQLNESNRAPFSAFIRLPEHCIISVSPERFILLEDKQIQTRPIKGTLPRLQDPVEDQLQAEKLANSRKDRAENLMIVDLLRNDIGRVATPGSVKVPELFVVEHFPAVHHLVSTITATLPDKYHAADLLYTCFPGGSITGAPKIRAMEIIEELEPHRRHGYCGSIGYISFCGTMDSNITIRTLLTEKGKIYCWAGGGIVADSIAEKEYQETFDKLGRILPQLGELHIS, translated from the coding sequence ATGAATATTGCATTACAGAAAAAACAGCTTCCTTACTCACCTGATCTGGCTACCCAATATTTTGCACCTATTTCTGCTCTTCCTTGGGCAATGTTATTGCATTCAGGAGCCGCAGATCATCCGCACAATCGCTTTGATATCCTGGTTGCAGCGCCCGTGACAACGCTTGTTGCTCGTGGAGAATCAACTGAGATTACGCATAATAATGAGACTTCTCTTTCTCAAGAAAACCCTTTCCTATTGTTAAATAAATATCTCCATGATTTTAATATTGCCCCACAATTTGATCCTGATTTACCTTTTCAGGGAGGAGCATTAGGCATATGGAGTTATGATCTGGGGAGGCGAATTGAAAAGCTGCCTCAAATCGCTGCAAATGAACTGAGCTTTCCTGATATGGCTACCGGGATCTATGACTGGGGGCTCGTTATTGACCATCAGCAGCAAAAAGCCACCTTACTGAGCTATCACGATATTGATGAAAAACTGGCGTGGCTAGAATCACAGCGGGAAAATAACCAGACAGATTTCTCCCTGACAAGTCAGTGGCAATCCAACATGACAGAACAGCAATATCACGAAAAAATCGCTCAGATCCATCGTTACCTGCGGGAAGGTGATTGCTATCAGATTAATCTGGCACAGCGTTTCCAAGCCGATTATCAAGGAAATGAATGGCAGGCATTTATCCAGCTTAATGAGAGTAACAGAGCGCCTTTTTCTGCTTTTATCCGTTTACCTGAACACTGCATTATCAGTGTTTCACCTGAACGTTTTATCCTACTGGAAGATAAGCAAATCCAGACCCGACCAATCAAAGGAACGCTGCCGAGACTGCAAGATCCTGTAGAAGATCAATTACAAGCAGAAAAATTAGCGAATTCACGAAAAGATCGCGCTGAAAATCTGATGATTGTTGACCTGTTAAGAAATGACATAGGCAGAGTTGCCACACCAGGCTCAGTCAAAGTGCCTGAATTATTTGTTGTGGAACATTTTCCCGCTGTACACCACCTGGTCAGTACGATTACAGCAACCTTACCTGATAAATATCATGCTGCTGATTTGCTTTATACTTGTTTTCCTGGCGGTTCAATTACCGGCGCTCCCAAAATTCGTGCGATGGAAATTATTGAAGAATTAGAACCCCATCGCAGACACGGATATTGCGGGTCTATTGGTTATATTAGCTTCTGCGGTACAATGGACAGCAATATCACCATCCGTACGTTATTGACAGAAAAAGGCAAAATTTACTGTTGGGCAGGAGGTGGTATTGTTGCAGATAGTATTGCTGAGAAAGAATATCAGGAAACATTTGATAAACTCGGGCGAATTTTACCTCAATTAGGGGAACTCCATATATCATGA
- a CDS encoding CoA pyrophosphatase, with the protein MTSLSDFIYRFQLQLPAQPTRSASNQRNAAVLLPIICKPEPSLLLTQRSQNLRSHAGQIAFPGGAADPEDNSLIATALREAEEEVNIPQDKVHILGQLAPLDSSSGYRVTPVIGLICPSISFRTNPTEVTKVFEIPLLEALSLPHYRYLDIKRRDQHHRIYFYWHQGQMIWGLTATIIYRLAQQVQKTR; encoded by the coding sequence ATGACATCACTTTCTGACTTCATTTATCGGTTTCAATTGCAGCTTCCTGCACAGCCAACACGTTCAGCCAGCAATCAACGAAACGCCGCAGTATTACTGCCAATTATATGTAAGCCAGAACCATCACTATTGTTGACACAACGTTCCCAAAACCTCCGCTCTCATGCAGGTCAAATTGCTTTTCCGGGCGGAGCTGCTGATCCTGAGGATAATTCACTGATTGCCACTGCATTACGTGAGGCAGAAGAAGAGGTCAATATTCCACAAGATAAAGTACACATTCTGGGGCAATTAGCCCCCTTGGATAGCAGTAGCGGTTACCGTGTCACGCCGGTTATTGGGTTAATTTGTCCCTCAATCTCTTTCCGGACAAATCCAACAGAGGTGACCAAAGTTTTTGAAATTCCGTTGCTTGAGGCACTTTCCCTCCCTCATTATAGGTATCTAGACATAAAACGCCGTGACCAACACCATCGGATCTATTTTTATTGGCATCAGGGACAAATGATCTGGGGATTAACAGCGACCATTATTTATCGGCTGGCGCAACAAGTTCAAAAAACACGCTAG
- a CDS encoding L-serine ammonia-lyase — protein sequence MISVFDMFKVGIGPSSSHTVGPMKAGKQFVDDLVNQGVISSITRVAVDVYGSLSLTGKGHHTDIAIIMGLAGNMPATVDIDSIPGFIRDVEHTQRLPLANGLHEVDFPRDGGMNFRSDNLSLHENGMQIHAFAGDEKIYSKTYYSIGGGFIVDEEHFGKPSQDTKPVSYPYSSAADLLMNCKKTGLSLSGLMMKNELDLHSRDEIAEYFADVWATMQACIDRGLNTEGVLPGPLRVPRRAAALHRMLTSSNSLSSDPMNVVDLINMFALAVNEENAAGGRVVTAPTNGACGIVPAVIAYYNHCIEPVTPELYIRYFLASGAIGILYKMNASISGAEVGCQGEVGVACSMAAAGLAELLGASPEQVCIAAEIGMEHNLGLTCDPVAGQVQVPCIERNAIASVKAINAARMALRRTSEPRVSLDKVIETMYETGKDMNAKYRETSRGGLAIKVQCD from the coding sequence GTGATTAGCGTTTTCGACATGTTTAAGGTGGGTATCGGCCCATCCAGCTCTCATACTGTTGGTCCTATGAAAGCAGGCAAACAATTTGTCGATGATCTTGTAAACCAAGGGGTAATATCCTCTATCACGCGTGTAGCTGTTGACGTATACGGCTCACTTTCATTAACCGGGAAAGGTCACCATACGGATATCGCTATCATCATGGGCTTAGCGGGCAATATGCCAGCCACTGTTGATATTGATTCAATTCCAGGTTTTATTCGTGATGTTGAGCACACTCAACGTTTGCCACTCGCAAATGGTTTACATGAAGTCGATTTTCCTCGCGATGGTGGTATGAACTTCCGTAGCGATAATCTGTCACTGCACGAAAATGGCATGCAAATTCATGCCTTCGCCGGTGACGAAAAAATTTACAGCAAAACCTACTATTCCATTGGAGGTGGTTTTATTGTCGATGAAGAACATTTTGGTAAACCATCTCAAGATACCAAACCTGTTTCTTACCCATACAGCTCTGCTGCAGATCTATTGATGAACTGCAAAAAAACTGGTTTGTCCCTTTCTGGCCTGATGATGAAAAACGAGCTGGATTTACACAGCAGAGATGAAATTGCTGAATATTTCGCTGATGTGTGGGCAACCATGCAGGCTTGTATCGATCGTGGTTTGAACACAGAAGGTGTTTTACCTGGTCCATTGCGTGTTCCTCGTCGCGCAGCAGCATTACACCGCATGTTGACATCATCCAACAGTTTATCCAGTGATCCAATGAATGTTGTTGATTTAATCAACATGTTTGCATTGGCTGTCAACGAAGAGAATGCTGCCGGTGGTCGCGTTGTTACCGCACCAACCAATGGTGCATGTGGTATCGTCCCTGCTGTTATAGCCTATTACAATCACTGTATCGAACCAGTAACGCCTGAGTTGTACATTCGTTATTTTCTCGCTTCTGGTGCCATCGGTATCCTGTATAAGATGAACGCTTCTATTTCTGGTGCCGAAGTTGGTTGTCAGGGCGAAGTCGGCGTCGCTTGTTCAATGGCAGCAGCGGGCCTCGCTGAGCTGCTGGGAGCAAGCCCTGAGCAAGTTTGTATTGCCGCAGAAATCGGCATGGAGCACAATCTCGGCCTGACTTGTGACCCGGTTGCAGGACAAGTACAGGTTCCGTGTATTGAGCGTAATGCAATTGCTTCAGTCAAAGCGATCAACGCAGCTCGTATGGCGCTACGCCGTACCAGTGAACCCCGTGTTTCGCTCGATAAAGTTATTGAAACCATGTATGAAACAGGTAAGGATATGAACGCAAAATACCGTGAAACCTCACGTGGTGGTTTGGCGATCAAAGTTCAGTGTGACTAA
- the manX gene encoding PTS mannose transporter subunit IIAB, giving the protein MSIAIMIGTHGAAAEQLLHTTEMLIGEQENVSYIDFVPGENADTLFEKYNKKLESLDTTQGVLFFVDTWGGSPFNAANRIVIDKDNYEIITGVNVPMLVEAFMCRDDDPSMAELVAVALETGREGIRALKAVPEEEPAKPEPVKPATPTVTPVLTSAAGGHMKIALARIDDRLIHGQVATRWTKETNVKRIIVVSDDVAQDTVRSTLLKQVAPPGVSAHVVDVAKCVRVYNNPKYAGERVMLLFTNPTDVLRIVEEGVTLESVNIGGMAFRQGKTQINNAISVDSADIDAFGKLNSRGIELEARKVSSDARLNMMDLLKKV; this is encoded by the coding sequence GTGAGTATAGCCATTATGATTGGCACACACGGGGCAGCAGCAGAACAATTGCTTCATACCACAGAGATGTTGATCGGAGAACAAGAAAACGTTTCTTACATCGACTTCGTGCCCGGTGAAAATGCTGATACATTATTCGAGAAATACAACAAAAAACTGGAGTCACTTGATACAACACAAGGTGTTCTGTTCTTCGTCGATACATGGGGCGGTAGCCCATTCAATGCCGCAAACCGTATTGTTATTGATAAAGACAACTACGAAATAATCACCGGAGTAAACGTCCCGATGCTGGTTGAAGCCTTTATGTGTCGGGACGATGATCCCTCCATGGCAGAGCTGGTTGCTGTTGCACTGGAAACCGGAAGAGAAGGCATTCGTGCCCTTAAAGCCGTACCAGAGGAAGAACCCGCAAAACCAGAGCCTGTCAAACCCGCCACACCAACCGTTACCCCTGTTTTAACATCCGCAGCGGGCGGTCATATGAAAATAGCCCTTGCCCGTATTGATGATCGCCTTATCCACGGTCAGGTTGCCACTCGCTGGACGAAAGAAACCAATGTCAAACGCATCATTGTCGTCAGTGATGATGTGGCCCAAGATACCGTTCGCTCTACCCTGTTGAAACAAGTCGCACCTCCTGGTGTCAGCGCACATGTTGTAGACGTCGCCAAATGTGTTCGTGTTTACAACAATCCTAAATATGCTGGTGAACGCGTTATGTTGTTATTCACCAATCCAACAGATGTTCTGCGTATTGTAGAAGAGGGGGTTACCCTTGAATCTGTAAATATCGGTGGTATGGCCTTCCGCCAGGGAAAAACCCAAATTAATAACGCAATTTCCGTTGATAGTGCTGACATTGACGCTTTCGGAAAACTCAATTCTCGTGGCATTGAGCTAGAAGCCCGCAAAGTCTCTAGTGATGCTCGTCTGAATATGATGGATTTACTTAAAAAAGTATAA